DNA from Dehalococcoidia bacterium:
CGCGCGCTGAGGCGCGTTTCCCAATCGTCGCCGGGAGGCGCACGATGGCACAGCGCAACCGCCCGTGCCTGCGCTACCGTGAACGCATGGCCGAAGCCGCGGCGCCAGGCATACTGACGATCGGGCACTCGACGCGGCCATTGGCGGAGCTGATCGCGCTGCGGCAAGGAGCACGGCGTGCAGCGGCTGACGGACGTGCGCACGCTGCCGCGCTTGCGCCGCAACCCGCAGTTCAACGAGGAGACGCTGGCGAAGGCGCTGCCCGCGGCCGGCATCGCCTATGAGCCGATGCTTGTGCTGGGCGGACTGCACCGGCCGCGGCGTGCGCCGCGTCTTCCTTCCCCGCAGTGGAAGGGTTGTCTGAAGGCTACCCGTAGCCCACGAACCGCACCCTTCCTCATGTCACATGCGGGGAAAGGACAGCCGAGCCTGTTGCTGTCATCGCGGAGCGGCGATGTCGACTCAATGCAGGGACAGGCCCGGGCGGCGCCTCCATTCCCTCTTTCCTACCCCCTACTCCCCGTCCCCTAACCGGTAGCGGCGCAGCTCGGGCATGCCCGCGGTGACGGCGGCGACCACCGCGAGCACGGCCGCGCCGCCGCTGACCA
Protein-coding regions in this window:
- a CDS encoding DUF488 family protein, giving the protein MQRLTDVRTLPRLRRNPQFNEETLAKALPAAGIAYEPMLVLGGLHRPRRAPRLPSPQWKGCLKATRSPRTAPFLMSHAGKGQPSLLLSSRSGDVDSMQGQARAAPPFPLSYPLLPVP